A window from Leptothermofonsia sichuanensis E412 encodes these proteins:
- a CDS encoding formylglycine-generating enzyme family protein, which translates to MTLPSEPDYPIAALKTLLQERAGIDLSPIELAEVLWLALQMGEVAGDRQGSRQTPVPPARPDAPEPVPPPVEPAQPQENSATAAVVAEPPRPPRPTGADQQETDDRKAGTALPVNIPEAIALRNRRQIARSLRPLKRKVPSKLRQMFDEEATVVASAEAQTWRPVEKPEPERWLDLAIVIEVTNLLDIWQDTIAEFQRLLERHGSFRDVRTWQLKPTENGGLQLFLQTAAGLKGNPRSPKELLDASGRQLILLVSDCTSRAWRSGQIPKLLELWSRENPVTIVQLLPEHYWERSALKASYPVTLRSRLPGALSRDWLIEGLSPRQRRRLPGGLKLPVVTIQPESLKGWARAIAAICEQQTLGVLLDPRVFPADDSGSAVTHVAAESLTAKQLVQQFRKTASDSAQELADRMAVLPVNWSVIRLIQKNWVSQTTDPWRETAALSLAEIFLSGLLRPVPIEPEQPGKVRIKQPYDFVEGVRDLLLGAIPISEAQAAGEEMAAAVFKQLPLEVQQRVAADIERRFGESLSYFEAFLIPDLPWGEEAATEIFQFARVTGQVLRHWGGQYAALAEELERIPPGPTPVTSSQFPSLQTFEFEVATIVFEDPSLESDLALHEIAIAWFTDHHLEVQTHSPSDSALTGAFDRVALDMGEHYEVLAPLLQEMKYAGSRRDRTFRYQMVDASQTTISRCVGFGHNLLNENLLSRFDYDRATHTITGKLSSQPEVIPFFNGAWFDRYVAQKILHLLQVQKLSYGYLFKPVVGRPGGDRLEPDLFFLVEGKPILIECQSDPDIDRAVNQLLQYGEHLAIPPQQRVLIVLELTSAQVEHFAHLSSPVVAHRQNFLTCIQAVFGKPPRIDGLEPFTFETATIKAADTSEWVITRQQRQAHQLIENLGNGITLEMVQIPAGSFVMGAPKGEEDSFDNERPQHSVTVPSFFMGRYPVTQAQWRAVAALPQVKRELESDPSHFKGDNRPVERVSWDDAVEFCQRLCQHTGRHYRLPSEAEWEYACRASPLQPGETPGSGEVGSAGTTTPFHFGETITPDLANYDGSYAYGRGPEGTYRQQTTEVGSFPANAFGLYDMHGNVWEWCQDHWHNNYNGAPTDGSAWLTRDENATRVIRGGSWYNYPRLCRSAYRDYFIPDDRYVNIGFRVCCSSPRTL; encoded by the coding sequence ATGACGCTACCCTCTGAACCGGACTACCCGATCGCCGCTCTCAAAACGCTCCTGCAAGAACGAGCAGGGATTGACCTGAGTCCGATCGAACTGGCAGAAGTGCTCTGGCTGGCTTTGCAAATGGGTGAAGTTGCTGGCGATCGGCAGGGGTCTCGCCAGACACCAGTCCCCCCTGCCAGACCAGACGCACCAGAGCCAGTTCCACCTCCGGTTGAACCAGCCCAGCCGCAAGAAAACTCTGCCACAGCCGCCGTTGTTGCAGAGCCACCCAGACCACCCAGACCAACTGGAGCGGATCAGCAAGAAACGGATGATCGAAAAGCGGGAACGGCGTTGCCGGTTAATATCCCGGAGGCGATCGCATTGCGAAATCGGCGGCAAATTGCCCGATCGCTCCGTCCCCTGAAGCGAAAAGTGCCATCAAAACTGCGACAGATGTTTGATGAAGAGGCAACGGTTGTTGCCAGTGCTGAGGCACAAACCTGGCGTCCGGTAGAGAAGCCAGAGCCAGAGCGATGGTTAGACTTGGCGATTGTGATTGAAGTAACCAATCTGCTGGATATCTGGCAGGACACGATCGCAGAATTTCAACGTTTATTGGAGCGGCATGGGTCCTTTCGAGATGTCCGCACCTGGCAACTAAAACCCACTGAGAATGGCGGATTACAACTTTTCCTACAAACAGCAGCGGGATTGAAGGGGAATCCTCGTAGTCCAAAGGAATTGCTTGACGCCAGTGGCCGACAGCTGATTCTGCTGGTGAGCGATTGCACCTCCAGGGCATGGCGATCCGGTCAGATTCCCAAACTCCTGGAACTGTGGTCTCGGGAAAATCCAGTCACGATTGTGCAACTGCTGCCCGAACACTATTGGGAGCGCAGTGCATTGAAAGCAAGCTATCCAGTCACCCTGCGATCGCGCCTGCCAGGGGCCTTGAGCCGGGATTGGTTGATTGAAGGACTGTCTCCCCGACAGCGACGACGCTTACCGGGAGGGCTGAAGCTTCCGGTGGTGACGATTCAGCCAGAGTCGTTGAAAGGGTGGGCACGGGCGATCGCGGCCATCTGTGAACAACAAACCCTTGGAGTTTTGCTGGATCCACGGGTCTTTCCAGCGGATGATTCGGGTTCAGCCGTTACCCATGTAGCGGCTGAGTCTCTGACCGCAAAACAGTTAGTCCAGCAGTTCCGCAAAACAGCTTCAGACTCGGCTCAGGAACTGGCAGATAGGATGGCGGTGCTGCCTGTTAACTGGTCCGTGATTCGTCTGATTCAGAAAAACTGGGTGTCTCAAACAACAGACCCCTGGCGCGAAACCGCCGCCTTATCCCTGGCTGAGATCTTTCTGAGTGGGTTGCTGCGTCCAGTACCCATCGAACCAGAACAGCCTGGAAAGGTCAGAATCAAGCAACCCTATGACTTTGTAGAGGGAGTTCGAGACCTGTTGCTGGGTGCCATTCCCATTTCTGAGGCGCAGGCAGCAGGTGAAGAAATGGCAGCAGCGGTTTTCAAGCAGTTGCCCCTGGAGGTGCAGCAACGGGTTGCAGCGGATATTGAACGGCGGTTTGGGGAATCGTTAAGTTATTTTGAGGCATTTTTGATTCCCGATTTGCCCTGGGGTGAAGAGGCGGCTACCGAAATTTTCCAGTTTGCCCGGGTAACGGGTCAGGTATTGCGGCACTGGGGGGGACAGTATGCAGCACTGGCAGAGGAGCTGGAGCGCATACCTCCAGGACCAACACCAGTGACTTCGTCCCAATTTCCATCTCTGCAAACCTTTGAGTTTGAAGTGGCGACCATTGTTTTTGAAGACCCATCCCTTGAATCTGATCTGGCACTGCATGAAATAGCGATCGCCTGGTTCACAGACCACCACCTCGAAGTCCAGACACACTCCCCCTCAGACAGTGCACTGACAGGAGCCTTCGATCGCGTTGCCCTTGACATGGGAGAACACTATGAGGTGCTGGCTCCCTTACTTCAAGAGATGAAGTATGCAGGTTCCCGCCGCGATCGCACCTTTCGCTATCAGATGGTCGATGCCTCTCAAACAACAATTTCCCGTTGTGTCGGGTTTGGGCACAATCTGCTTAATGAAAATCTGTTGTCTCGATTTGACTACGACCGGGCAACCCACACCATCACAGGTAAGCTTTCAAGTCAGCCAGAGGTGATTCCGTTCTTTAACGGAGCCTGGTTTGACCGATATGTGGCTCAAAAAATTCTGCACCTGCTGCAAGTGCAGAAGTTGAGCTATGGCTATTTATTCAAGCCGGTCGTGGGGAGACCCGGTGGCGATCGCCTTGAGCCAGACCTTTTCTTCCTGGTGGAAGGCAAACCCATCCTGATCGAGTGCCAATCTGACCCGGATATTGACAGAGCCGTTAACCAGCTCTTGCAATATGGGGAACATTTAGCCATTCCTCCCCAGCAAAGGGTTTTGATTGTGCTGGAACTTACGTCAGCCCAGGTCGAGCATTTTGCCCATCTTTCCAGCCCGGTTGTTGCCCATCGGCAAAACTTTTTAACCTGTATTCAGGCAGTTTTTGGAAAACCACCACGGATCGATGGACTGGAGCCATTTACCTTTGAGACGGCAACCATTAAAGCTGCCGATACTTCCGAATGGGTGATTACCCGCCAGCAGCGGCAGGCACACCAATTGATTGAGAATTTGGGCAATGGTATCACCCTGGAAATGGTGCAAATCCCTGCTGGCAGCTTTGTCATGGGCGCACCCAAAGGGGAGGAAGATAGCTTTGACAATGAAAGACCCCAGCATTCAGTGACCGTTCCCTCCTTCTTCATGGGCAGGTACCCGGTCACCCAGGCACAATGGCGGGCAGTAGCCGCCCTGCCCCAGGTGAAGCGTGAACTTGAGTCTGACCCTTCACACTTCAAAGGGGATAATCGCCCGGTGGAAAGGGTTTCCTGGGATGATGCGGTGGAGTTTTGCCAGAGACTCTGCCAACACACGGGCAGGCACTACCGCCTGCCCAGCGAAGCCGAATGGGAATACGCCTGCCGTGCTTCTCCGCTTCAGCCAGGGGAAACGCCAGGAAGCGGAGAAGTGGGGAGCGCTGGAACCACTACCCCCTTCCACTTTGGTGAGACGATTACTCCTGATCTGGCAAATTACGATGGGAGCTACGCCTATGGCAGGGGACCAGAGGGAACCTACCGGCAGCAGACCACAGAAGTTGGTAGTTTTCCAGCCAATGCCTTTGGGTTATATGACATGCACGGCAACGTCTGGGAATGGTGCCAGGATCACTGGCACAATAATTACAACGGTGCACCGACGGATGGCAGCGCCTGGTTAACCCGTGATGAAAATGCAACCCGTGTTATTCGCGGCGGCTCCTGGTACAACTATCCGAGGCTTTGCCGCTCCGCTTACCGCGACTACTTCATCCCCGACGACCGCTACGTCAACATCGGTTTTCGTGTTTGTTGCTCCAGTCCCAGGACTCTGTAG
- a CDS encoding AAA family ATPase: protein MPTSDSSNWNVYKGHGKPASKPIELPPAPGWRQFRDDAEGAAEQQRLKGENFKPPAVAVEMVNAALALRRPLLITGNPGTGKSSLAYAVARELGLGTVLKWAITTRTTLKDGLYSYDAIARLQDAQASGKDNRRETGNYITLGALGTAFLPADLPRVLLIDEIDKSDIDLPNDLLNLFEDGEFTISELQRLELPATEVRTIDREKDGKQRKVPVSNGVVRCRAFPLVIMTSNGERDFPPPFLRRCLRLKMPNPGPEELQEIVEKHLGETAAEQSKPLIQWFCDQIEAGGTLANDQLLNVIHLRTQERTSTKPQKQTKTHPDEAMTLTLTELEKRLLKDLSSPEEI from the coding sequence ATGCCAACATCTGACTCATCGAACTGGAACGTCTATAAAGGACATGGGAAGCCCGCCAGTAAACCCATTGAGTTGCCACCCGCCCCAGGCTGGCGGCAGTTTCGGGACGATGCAGAGGGGGCAGCAGAACAACAACGACTGAAGGGAGAGAACTTTAAGCCACCTGCCGTGGCTGTTGAAATGGTTAATGCCGCTCTGGCGTTGCGGCGACCCTTGTTGATTACCGGCAATCCGGGAACGGGTAAATCTTCCCTCGCCTATGCTGTGGCACGGGAATTGGGTTTGGGAACAGTTCTGAAGTGGGCGATTACCACTCGAACGACCCTCAAAGACGGGTTGTATAGTTATGACGCGATCGCCCGTTTACAGGATGCTCAGGCCAGTGGAAAAGATAATCGCAGGGAAACAGGCAACTACATTACCTTAGGAGCGTTGGGAACGGCCTTTTTGCCCGCCGACCTGCCCAGGGTGTTGCTGATTGATGAAATTGATAAAAGCGATATTGATCTGCCCAATGATTTGCTGAATCTGTTTGAGGATGGGGAGTTTACGATTTCAGAGTTACAGCGGTTAGAACTGCCAGCAACAGAGGTTCGCACCATTGACCGGGAAAAGGATGGTAAACAACGCAAAGTCCCTGTCTCAAATGGGGTGGTTCGCTGTCGGGCGTTTCCACTGGTAATTATGACCAGTAACGGTGAGCGTGATTTTCCGCCGCCTTTTTTGCGCCGGTGTTTGCGACTGAAAATGCCCAATCCCGGCCCTGAAGAACTTCAGGAGATTGTTGAAAAGCATTTGGGTGAAACCGCCGCAGAACAATCGAAACCGCTCATTCAGTGGTTTTGTGACCAGATTGAGGCAGGAGGAACTCTGGCCAATGATCAGTTGCTGAATGTCATTCATCTGCGAACTCAGGAAAGAACCAGTACCAAGCCCCAGAAACAGACAAAGACCCATCCGGATGAGGCAATGACGCTGACCCTGACGGAGCTAGAAAAGCGGTTACTGAAAGATTTGAGCAGCCCAGAGGAGATATGA